Part of the bacterium genome, TGTAATAAAAGAAACTTGTTCTCTTTCTATGGACTAAGATACTGGGGCGGGAGGATTCGAACCTACGGATGCCGGTACCAAAAACCGGTGCCTTACCACTTGGCGACGCCCCAACAATATTTGATTGATGGCTTTATTATATTCTATTAGACCCGAGGCTTTTCTGTCAAGGGTCTTCAACATTAATTTTTTAAAAAAAATATTATGTATGATATATTACACAAAACCTTATCGGGTTGGAACTCTTGAATTTCTTGATTTTTAAAGTATACTTCTAACTTAATAAACCTAATAAAAGAAGAAATTAAAATGAAATTTTCTACTAAATCAGTTGTAATAATAGGAAGCGGAATTGCAGGATTGTATTCTGCAATAAAACTCTCTGAAAAAACGGATAAAGAAATTCTTCTTGTTACAAAAGCAAATCTTAGAGAAAGTAATTCCCGCTACGCACAGGGTGGAATTGTAGGGATTTTGCCCGAGAATTTAAAGGATTCTGTTGATCTTCATGTTCAGGATACGGTTGATGCGGGAGCAGGTCTTACGGATTTAGAAGTGGCGAGGTTTATTTCCGAAAAGAGTTGGGAAGCCATAGATGATTTGATAAAATACGGTGTTGAGTTTGATAAAAATAAAGAAAATAAAATCGAATTAACGCTTGAAGCCGCTCACAGTGTAAATAGAATTTTGCATTCCGGTGGCGATGCCACAGGAAAGAGCATTGAGCTTGCACTTTCCGACAAAGCAGAAAATACCCAAAATATAACGATTTATCAGGGAACACAGGCTGTAGACCTTTTAATTGATTCTGATAAAAAATGCCGCGGTGTCATACTGTATAATTCAAAAAACGGTGAATATGAAATTGTTTACTCTTCTGTTGTTGTTATTGCAACCGGCGGCGCGGGGCAGGTTTACAGTAATACAACAAATCCCGAAATAGCAACCGGTGACGGGATTTCTCTTGCTTACAGGGCAAGAGCTGTTATGCAGGACATGGAGTTTGTTCAGTTCCACCCTACAGCATTAAATGTTGAAGAAAACGGTTCGAGGTTTTTGATTTCCGAGTCTGTAAGGGGAGAAGGTGCAAGGCTTAAAAACGCTGACGGAGAATTTTTTACTCAAAATTACGATAAAAGAGGAGATTTAGCGCCTCGAGATGTTGTAACCCGTGCAATTTTCTTTGAAATGCAAGAAAAAGGCTATTCTAATGTACTTCTTGATACTTCTTATATCCCGAAAGAAAAGCTTATTGAAAGATTTCCGAATATTATAAGAGTTTGCAAAGAGAACAATATTGATATTCTGGAGAACCCTATCCCTGTTTCGCCTGCGGCTCATTACCTAATGGGTGGAATTAAAATATCAATGGGCGGAAAAACTTCAATTCCGGGGCTTTTTGCTGTTGGGGAAGCAAGTTGTTCTTCTTTTCACGGAGCAAACAGGCTTGCAAGCAATTCGTTACTCGAATGTGTTGTTGTGGCCGGAGAAATGGTAAAACAACTTTCGGAGCAAACTCTTGAGATTGAGTTGACGCATGATTGCAAAATAAATTGTCTTATTTCACAGTATGAAAAACAATTTTTTGATTATAAGCCTGATATTTCAGTTTTTACGAAAAAACTTAAAGAAACAATGTGGAATAATGCAGGAATTGTGAGGAACGAAAAAGCTCTTACACAGGCTTTAAAAGAGATTAATGAGTTAAAGCTCGAGTTTAATCAGGAATATAAATGCAGAAATATTGACGAATACGAATTCAGAAGTCTTTTAACAGTGGCAGGGTTGATAGTTAAATCTGCAATAGCAAGAAAAGAAAGCAGGGGAGCGCACTTTAGAGAAGATTATACTGAAACTTCACAAAATGCTTATCATAGTTATATTTCTAAAGAAATGTATGAAGTAACAATGAAGTGTTGTAATCAAAGTCAAAAAGGATGCTAATTAATGATTTCTCTGGATAATTTTGTTGTTTATGACCTTGTAAGACAGGCTCTCAAAGAAGATATAGGACATGGGGATTTAACCACGAATTCTTTTATCAGTTCTGACAAAATCATTGAAGCAAAATTTAATTCCAGAGAAGAAGGCGTTTTAGCAGGTTTGCCAGTTGTAAAAAGTATCTTCAAAATGCTTGATGAAAATATTGAATTTACTTCTATTTTAAATGACGGGGATAAAATAGTTAAAGGGCAGGATATAGCTGTTGTAAAAGGCAAAGCACGAGCTATTCTCACAGGAGAAAGAGTTGCTTTGAATTTTATTCAGAGAATGAGTGCGATTGCCACAAAGACAAATCAGTTTCAGGAAGCTATAAAACCATATAAAGCAAAAATTTCTGATACAAGAAAAAGCTGCCCGAATTTCAGGATTTTTGAGAAGTATTCGGTTAAGGCAGGCGGAGGGTTTCCTCATAGATTCGGATTGTATGATGCGGTAATGATTAAAGATAATCATATAAAAGCAGCAGGAAGCATAAAAGAGGCCGTTAAAACCGCAAAACAAAACGTTCCGCACACAATAAAAATTGAAGTAGAAACAGAAAATTTTGCTCAAATTATAGAAGCTGTTGATTCGGGCGCGGATATTATTATGTTTGATAATATGTCTGTCGAAGAAATGAAAAAAGGGGTGGAATTTGTTAATGGGAGGTCTATAACAGAAGCAAGCGGGACTATTAATTTAGAAACAATAAATTTAATAGCATCGTCAGGAGTAGATTATATTTCTACCAGTGCAATTACTGCAAAAGCAGGAATTCTTGATATAGGACTTGATGTATAAGCTGAAAATATAATACAATCTTAAATAGAGTTTACTTTGGGGAGATTAATTTTGTTCGATTTATCTAATATTTTTACTGTTTTGCCGGAATTTTTTGTGCGGAAAATCTGGAAAAACATTAATATATGGCGTTATGTAGTTGCATTATTAATCTTGCAGTCGTTTTTTTGTAAAAAAAATATAAGATTTTTAAATCCAAATGAAAGAAAAAAAGAAAAAGATAAAAACGTTTTTGTAAATTCAGATTTGATAATAACAGAAGCTTTTTTTAAAGAATTTTTGATTGAATTATCCATAAATGAGACTTTTCATAAATCAAAATATGAAAAAATAAAAGATTTTTGTAATTATTTTGAGCAGAAAGAAAATAATTATTCAAATAATCTGCTTAAGGAGTTAGCTCAAGATTTTTGTGTTACTTTAGCTGATTTATTAAAATTTCTTGACGAACATTTTTTCGAAATTCATATTCCTGAAGTGTATAGATTGTACCCTGACTTAAAGAATGACCAGAATTTTAATTATAGTTCTTTTCAGGAACAGCTTTACAGATTGTGCAAGAAAGCCGAGCATTCCTATTCTGATTATTTATTAACCCTAAAAGCAAAACTTTCTGTTTAAAAATTTTATTCAGAATTTTTGTTTTCTATAAAATCTTATTATTACTCGATTTCACCACTTAAAAAATCGAAAATAACTTTGAGAGAGGCTATAATTGACAAAAAATACACAAATTCAAAACGTTATATACCTTGGACCTGCAGGTTCATATACAGAAATTGCTGCTGAAAGTTTAATTGCCGATTCGAATTATAAAGATTTTAATAAAACGTTGAAATCTTCAATATTACAGGTTATAGAAGCTGTTGATAATAACAAAGGAAATATAGGCGTTGTCCCGATTGAAAATTCTATTGAAGGTATAGTCAGAGAAACACTGGATAATCTTGCCAGAACGACTTCAAGAGTTATGATTACCGGCGAAATTGTTGTTCCTATTTCGCATTGTTTGATAAGTAAGTCTGAAAATGCTTCAAAAATTGATAAAATTATTTCCAAGCCGGAAGCAATTGCTCAGTGCCGGTATTTTATAGACGCTAATTTAAAAGACAGTGTAGCAAAAATTTCTGCGACAAGCACCTCAGAAGCCGTAAGGCAGCTTGTAGATCTTCCTGAAAATTATGCAGCTATAGGAACTTTCAAAGCGGCAGAAATTTATGGATTAAAAGTAATCGCAAAAAAAATTAACGATGAAAAAGATAATTTAACACGCTTTGTTTCGCTCGGCTCAAAAGTTCCTGCGAGAACAGGAAATGATAAAACTTCCATCGCTTTTTCCGCGTGTAATCAACCAGGTTCTCTTGTTGATATCCTTGCTGTGTTTAAGGAAAATAATTTGAATCTTTCTTACATTGAATCAAGGCCTTCAAAAAAAGTTTTCGGAGATTACACCTTCTTTATTGATTTTGAAGGACATATTGATGATCCTGAAGTGCAGAAAACTATAGGTAAAATTGCTCCGTTTATGAATTTTTACAGGTTTTTAGGTTCGTATCCTAAAAATTCTTTGTCTTCCTGAGCCTTTATACAGAGCCAAGCGTATTTTCTGCATTTTTAATTACGCTATCAGCTTTAGCCAGCGCATCATCAACTTTTGCTTTCTTTTCAAGCTTTTCTTGTTGAATTTTACCTGTAGCTGTGTCTGAAGGGATATATTGCTGTTTTGTAACGGCTTCTTGAGGTAAATCAGGTTTTTTATCTTGTTTTAGGGGGTTTTCTTCTATAGGATTGGTATTGATTGGTTGTTTTATTTGGTTTTTTGCTGCAACAGTAATCATTCCGGCTTTATTTTGTGCAAGAGCTTTCTTCAAAGCTTCGGTGCTTGAGTTTTCTGTATTTTCTGTGTTACCTTTTTCTTCTTCGGCTTTTTCTTTTGCAAGAAGAGCATTAGGTTTGCCAAAAATACTGTGGGATATAAATCTTAAAATCTTATCCGTAAGAGGAGTTAACGCAAACATAAATAAGCCAAATCTGCCAATTCCGCCGAAAAAGCCTTTAATCGGGTTAAATATTTTTCTTAGAAGTGTTGTTGCTTTTTTAGGATAAAGCCCTGTTCCCATTAAATCACCGGCCCACCTGAAAGGTGCTTTAATTGCTTTGCTTATTAAATTTGTTCCTTTAAGGTTTTTCAGGCTGCCGATACCTTTAAACATGAATGTTCCTAAAGGCATCCACATCAGCCAACTTCCAAGGTCAGAGATAACACCGTGGGCAAGAGTGCTGACTTTTTCTTTTTTTGGTGCATCCCAGGTATCTTTGACAATTTTTCCCAGCAAATTAGCTGCAATGAAAAACATAAACGCAGCGCCGCCCAATTTCATTGCGCTGGAGGGATTTAGTTTAAGTTTTCCTATATCAAATCTAAGGAATGTGGTCATATTGTTATAAAGGGACATTATTGCTTTTGAAATTGCAGAATGCTCTTTTGTATAAAATTCTGCGCTGTTTTTAAGCATTTTGAATTTAGCGGAAGAATTCGCTCCTGCCAGTTTTTCAGCGTATTTATAAGCTACATCATAAAGTTTCCCACCATTTTTAACGCTTTGGGCGGCTTCTCTAAATTCATTAGGATTAATCATTTTTTCATAACGTTTAAAAAACTTTGCAGCGAATTGAGGATCATTTGCAGCTTTTTCTTCAAACCTTTTCAGAAATTTTTCTGCAGCTTCAGGATTTTCCAGAGAATGTTTAATTTTTTCTATAATTTTTGGAGGGGCTTCTTTAATTTTTATAGCTTCTTTAAGAAGTCTTTTGCTAGGATGTTGTCCAATAAATTTAAAAAATTTATCAATAAAACCTGCTTGCTCAGGCTTTTTAACTAATTCAAAAAGTCTTATAAACTCTTCGGATTTATTTTTTCCTGCTAACTTAACAGCTTCTCTAACAGCTGTTTTATCGTTAGTTAGTGTTTTTAAAATATTTCTAGAAGCCGTTGTATCAGGTTTTGTGATTTCAATAGCTTCATCCAGCATATCAGTTAATATTTGAGTTCTGCCATGAACAAGCTGTCCTTTTGCCCAGCGTGGTGTTGCAGGTTTAGCCGTTATCAGTTGTTTTATAAAATTTGTTTCAGGTAAATTATTATAAGCTTTTTTAAGTCCTTCAAATTTAGGCAATTTTTCTACAGAATTATCAATAAGATCAATTAGCTTGCCCAGAGGTGAATTTTTAAAATTTTCTCCGGCAGGAAGACGTTTAAGCAATCTATCTATAGCTAAAGCAGGAACAGCCCCGATTGCTATATTAACAGGCTCACCTATAAACCCTTTTGCCGTAGATACTAAAAGGTTATTATTAATGTCTTTTTTTACAGGGTCTAACCTTTTGTCATCATAGCTTATTGGCAGCCCTGTTTTGTTATCTCCATAACCGGGTTGGTTTTGAGGATAAGGCTGATTATATAAATATGTATTTGTATTTAAATCTGTCATCTTACCAAAATCTTTCCCATAAATAGTCCTTAATTAATTAAAAACAACTTTGGGAAAGAAATTGCTTTTTTTTATGAAAAAACCGTATTTATATAAATTTATGTTAATTTTTTTCTATTTAACTCGAAATTGCCAATTAATTTTTTTTATTGTCATGTTGAGCAAAGCGAAACATCTGTCCTTTTTGGGTTTTAAGCTTAAATGCTTTTTTGGACAGATTCTTCGGACTAAAGCCCTCAGAATGACAATACCAATATTCATGTGGATTTCGACTATCCGGCAATTCACGTTAACTGGCAATTCGAGTTATTTATTTTAAGGAAATAACAGAAATTTAGGGCATAAAAACATAAAAAGACCAAAGAGGACGGAATTTCCGACCTCTTTGGATTGTTAACAGTCTAACTTTTAAGGATTTTATTTTAGATAAGAGATAATGCAACTTGAGGTGCTTGATTAGCTTGAGCTAACAATGTAGCGGAAGCCTGTTGCAGTATCTGGTTTTTTGTTAAAGAAGCAGCTTCTTTTGCAACATCTACGTCTCTGATTCTTGATTCGGATGCTGACATGTTTTCATACTTAACTGATAAGCTTTGAATAGCTGAATCTAACCTGTTTTGTATCGAACCGATTGTTGATCTTCTTGAGGATACATCAGAAATTGCTTTGTCAATTGTATCAATGTAAGCAGATGCTGCTGAAGCAGTCGCAAGTGTTTGATCTGTTGTAATACTGATACCCAATCCTGATGCGGTAGCGTCACTAAGAGGGCTTGTGCCGTTAGCACTGCTTGCAACGTCAATAGCGTTTGTAGTAGATCCTGAATTTGCACCGATTTGGAAGTTAAGTTTTGTTTTACTTCCGTCTAATAAATTAATGGAATTGAATTTAGATCCTTTTGCAAGTCTTGTAATTTCATCTAAACGCTGTTTAACTTCTGATTGAATTGCTGTTCTTTCACTTGTTCCGTTTGTATCGTTTGACGCTTGAACAGAAAGATCTCTTATTCTTTGAAGGTTGTCTTGAATAATACCGAGATCGCCTTCTGCCGTTTGTAAGAGGTTAACGCCTGTTTGCGCGTTTTGAGAAGCTACCTGAGAGCCTCTTGCCTGTGATCTCAAGCTTTCGGAAATTGTTAAGCCTGCAGCATCGTCTGCAGCTTTGTTGATTCTGCTGCCTGTTGATAATCTTTGAAGTGATTTTCCAATTTCACCTGTTGCTGATGATAAACTTCTTTGAACTAAAATAGAGTTAACGTTTGTATTGACAACAATACTCATACACAGATTCTCCTTATCTGAACTAACACATCCCTGATATAATTTGAAGCGCTTCTATTGTTTGGTATACCCAAAATCAGTTAATCTTATAATATGGTTTTTTTAACATATTATATATTGTCTATTAGTTATAGGTTTCTCCAACTAAAGTATCCTTATTACACTTGTTCCCAATTTACTTTAATCTAATTCATGCTTTTATATTTTATTTACTTTTCTTAATAAAAAAGAAGCTTGTGATATAATTTTAAACATTATGTTTGTAATTTTAAAAAACTAAAAAAGGCTCATATGGCTAAAAATGGAACACTTTACATCTGCCCGACTCCTATAGGAAATCTTGAAGATATTACTTTAAGAGCAATCAGGATACTAAAAGAAGTTGATGTTATAGCTTGTGAAGATACAAGAATTACTCAAAAGCTGCTTAATCATTACGAAATTAAAACTCAAACAATCAGTTATCATAAATTTAGCGAAAAAGAAAAAAGCTGTTATTTAATAAACCAGCTTAAAGAAGGAAAAAACATAGCCCTTGTTTCTGATGCAGGAACTCCTTTAATTAGCGATCCGGGATCTGAGCTGATTAAAGATGCTTATTTAAATGATATAAAAATAATTCCTCTTCCGGGTGCAAGCTCTGTAATAACTGCTTTGTCTTCGGGTCTGACTTCTGAGGGAAGTTTTGTGTTTTTAGGATTTTTACCAAGAACTTTAAACGAAAAAGAAAAAATTCTGTCTAAATACTCTGAAATAAATATAGTTGCTTTTGAATCTCCGAATAGGCTGATTGCTTCACTAAAAGAAATTTCAGTGATTTTAGGCGACAGAAACGTTATGATTGCCAGAGAGCTTTCTAAAATTTATGAAGAAATAAAAAGAGATAAAATTAGCAATATCATTGAATATTATACGCATAAGCCCCTTAAAGGCGAAATAACTTTAGTTATTGAAGGTCAAAAAGAGGAAAAAACTGCTGACGAACAGGAAATAATCAAAAAAATTAAAATTCTTAAAAAAGAAGGCTATTCAACTAAAGAAATAAGTAAAATTATTTCTTTACTTACGGGCTTTCCCAAAAAAGAAGTCTACAATTTGGTGTTAAATTCAGAATCCGTATAACTTTTAGCGAAACAAAAAAATAATTAATTTTTTTTAGCAGAGCCTTTCTTTTCTTTAATTAAACGTATTATTCCATCCCACGCAAGAAAAAAGACACCCCAGCCTATTGCACTTTTAGCTGCTTTAATTCCAACTGCTTTCCAATTTATATTTATTTTGTTTTTTTGAAATCTTGCATTAAAATCTTCGAACTGAATTTTTCTGAGATAATCATCAAGTAGTTTAATTTTATCAGCTGATGAACTGTTAATAATATTTCTGATATGGTCTATCATTGGCTGTTTGGTGCTCGGCTTGATTAATGTTTTCCCCTGTTGGTATAAATCATTAATCCCGTTTGATATTCCGCCGGCAACAGCAAATGTTGCAAGCACTTTTGTTGAAAGAAAGTTGTCATTATTTTTCTTAACGGGTTGTGTATTTGATATTAAATTGATTCCTGCCATCTTTTAGCCTTATTTCCCTTAAAATCCCTTCATATTATTAAAAACCAAACTTAAAAAAAATTGACAGCAAGATAAAACAA contains:
- a CDS encoding flagellin, which gives rise to MSIVVNTNVNSILVQRSLSSATGEIGKSLQRLSTGSRINKAADDAAGLTISESLRSQARGSQVASQNAQTGVNLLQTAEGDLGIIQDNLQRIRDLSVQASNDTNGTSERTAIQSEVKQRLDEITRLAKGSKFNSINLLDGSKTKLNFQIGANSGSTTNAIDVASSANGTSPLSDATASGLGISITTDQTLATASAASAYIDTIDKAISDVSSRRSTIGSIQNRLDSAIQSLSVKYENMSASESRIRDVDVAKEAASLTKNQILQQASATLLAQANQAPQVALSLI
- the nadC gene encoding carboxylating nicotinate-nucleotide diphosphorylase, with amino-acid sequence MDNFVVYDLVRQALKEDIGHGDLTTNSFISSDKIIEAKFNSREEGVLAGLPVVKSIFKMLDENIEFTSILNDGDKIVKGQDIAVVKGKARAILTGERVALNFIQRMSAIATKTNQFQEAIKPYKAKISDTRKSCPNFRIFEKYSVKAGGGFPHRFGLYDAVMIKDNHIKAAGSIKEAVKTAKQNVPHTIKIEVETENFAQIIEAVDSGADIIMFDNMSVEEMKKGVEFVNGRSITEASGTINLETINLIASSGVDYISTSAITAKAGILDIGLDV
- the pheA gene encoding prephenate dehydratase codes for the protein MTKNTQIQNVIYLGPAGSYTEIAAESLIADSNYKDFNKTLKSSILQVIEAVDNNKGNIGVVPIENSIEGIVRETLDNLARTTSRVMITGEIVVPISHCLISKSENASKIDKIISKPEAIAQCRYFIDANLKDSVAKISATSTSEAVRQLVDLPENYAAIGTFKAAEIYGLKVIAKKINDEKDNLTRFVSLGSKVPARTGNDKTSIAFSACNQPGSLVDILAVFKENNLNLSYIESRPSKKVFGDYTFFIDFEGHIDDPEVQKTIGKIAPFMNFYRFLGSYPKNSLSS
- the rsmI gene encoding 16S rRNA (cytidine(1402)-2'-O)-methyltransferase; translated protein: MAKNGTLYICPTPIGNLEDITLRAIRILKEVDVIACEDTRITQKLLNHYEIKTQTISYHKFSEKEKSCYLINQLKEGKNIALVSDAGTPLISDPGSELIKDAYLNDIKIIPLPGASSVITALSSGLTSEGSFVFLGFLPRTLNEKEKILSKYSEINIVAFESPNRLIASLKEISVILGDRNVMIARELSKIYEEIKRDKISNIIEYYTHKPLKGEITLVIEGQKEEKTADEQEIIKKIKILKKEGYSTKEISKIISLLTGFPKKEVYNLVLNSESV
- the nadB gene encoding L-aspartate oxidase — its product is MKFSTKSVVIIGSGIAGLYSAIKLSEKTDKEILLVTKANLRESNSRYAQGGIVGILPENLKDSVDLHVQDTVDAGAGLTDLEVARFISEKSWEAIDDLIKYGVEFDKNKENKIELTLEAAHSVNRILHSGGDATGKSIELALSDKAENTQNITIYQGTQAVDLLIDSDKKCRGVILYNSKNGEYEIVYSSVVVIATGGAGQVYSNTTNPEIATGDGISLAYRARAVMQDMEFVQFHPTALNVEENGSRFLISESVRGEGARLKNADGEFFTQNYDKRGDLAPRDVVTRAIFFEMQEKGYSNVLLDTSYIPKEKLIERFPNIIRVCKENNIDILENPIPVSPAAHYLMGGIKISMGGKTSIPGLFAVGEASCSSFHGANRLASNSLLECVVVAGEMVKQLSEQTLEIELTHDCKINCLISQYEKQFFDYKPDISVFTKKLKETMWNNAGIVRNEKALTQALKEINELKLEFNQEYKCRNIDEYEFRSLLTVAGLIVKSAIARKESRGAHFREDYTETSQNAYHSYISKEMYEVTMKCCNQSQKGC